The Alosa sapidissima isolate fAloSap1 chromosome 8, fAloSap1.pri, whole genome shotgun sequence genome segment TCGGAAAGGTAAGAAGCTACGTAGGAGATCCTACAGTGTTCCGGGGCCCAATTATATGTGGCACATGGACTCTTATGACAAGCTGACCCCCTTTGGCATTGGCGTGAACGGGTGCATTGATGGATTTTCAAGGCACATTATTTGGATGAAAGCGAACTCCACCAATAGCAACCCCTGCGTCATTGCAGCCTATTATGTTGAAGCTGTTACCAAACTTGGAGGCTGCTCAAAGATCCTAAGATCAGACCGTGGGACAGAGAATGTCCATGCCAACAGGCTGCAGATGTTTTTCAGGGAAGATGACACTGGAGAGGTCCATGGTACCCCTTGTGTTATACAAGGAAGAAGCACAGCAAACCAGAGGATCGAAAGTTGGTGGGGGATGTATAGGAGGCAGAATGTGGACTACTGGAGAGACGTCTTCAGAGAGTTTCAAGCTACCGGTGATTTCAGTGGCGATTTTATCGACAAGGGTCTCATTCAGTTCTGTTTCCTAAAGATTGTACAGGTAATGGCGTTTTCCATTTGGATGAGTGCGTAATAGTTGTGCGTAATAGCTTAGCCAGTGCGTACCGCAGGCTGCCAATCACAGATGTTTGCTGCGAGTTATGCTAGACAGAGCGCAAATGCGCTGCTGGTACACTGCTTCAGCTAGGCTACTAGATTTCATTGAATGGTGGATTTGCACAAGGCCTTCACCATGTATCTGCTTACAGTCGAGCTCTTgcattttttttgcagtgtttaaagtgtagcctaacattgacttttttttaacattgaCCAATTATGTTATGGTCAAATCACTTTTGTATTTTTTACTTTAAGAAAAAATATCTAGAAAAGGTTTTTCAGGCCTGATACTccatgatctgtgtgtgtgtgtgtgtgtgtgtgtgtgtgtgtgtgtgtgtgtgtgtgtgtgtgtgtgtgcttaatcCTACtggtatctgtctgtctgtctgtctcactatcGGTGTGTGGCTTAGGAAGAGCTGGACACAGTGGTGCGAATGTGGGACAACCATCGCATTCGTCCGGGGAGTAATGGCCGTGATctcaagattctgatgaactttagcttggaaacatcgctattttacttagcctgctgtcatccatctagctaaaagccacctccgtcatatgctacaatgttgcaatgttctgaacgtctgcattttacagctcggatgcaacatgacagttcatttaaacttcacaacgagttcggcgaattaatatacaagtgtgatacggccaaaaaaatggatctacttcataggtgtgcagataacatacggttaatggtcgttctaaattacgtaggacaatgggaagttcaaccaagcagtggaataaaataatgtactgtatatttgtcACAATAGGAATTTTCTCTTCTCTATGTCTTTTTAAGCCTTCTCTGATAGTTGTTTTATGTCTGGTATAATGTTGACCTAATGTGTCAGTACTGTCCTACTTCTTTCAAAGACATATGAAGTTACTTCTTTTATAAATGACTAATATATCAGCTATTTTAACTAATATGTTTAGATGTTTACCAAGCCACAAAAAGTCTGCCACTGAAACATCGTCAATAAAGCGTGTTGATCAATCCAGCAATGGTGCCTTATACTGTTACAATTTACTGTTGTAGGTCCCACCTAAGACAGGGAGACACTGCTTTTTATTCTGTCGCATACGATATGGTAGCACACACTGTGCGTTTCAATCCTGATTGTGGTGCTCACACTGTAGACCTATTTGACTGCTGACACTCTAAGACAGCCGGCAAACAACACAGTGCCAGATATCCAATCAGATTGGACTGAAGCTGGAACATTGATTATTACATCCTCTAATCATGCATCCTGAGTAGACCCCAACTGATATGGGATTTTAAAGACTGATACCGACAAACACAATGCACTCTTATATTAAGCGTATAGAACATTTCTGATCAAGGTGGGGCATTGTCTTTAAATAGACCTAGCTATCTGGTATCCAAATGATAAATTCTGAATACAATAAATTATTAAATAATTACTATGAATAATAACACCAGGTCTTTCTTCTTATCTGTGATAAACACCATTGCCACAATGACTTTCAAGGTATTTATTTCATGCTTTATGATGATAATTTTTGGGGGGCGCCACAGCGCCCATACCACATTTTTGGTCCAAGTGcgggtcatttcctgatcccaccccatctctcttctacCCGCTTCCTGTCTCTCCCTTCACAGTCCTGTCACAATACAGgcaaaaagggggggggggactttttgaaaattatgttattttgtgtgttttttacaCATCGTTAACAACGTTAAACAGTGTGATACTTTGTGTGATTGGAAAGGAAAATTGCATAATGTAAGATAACGTCCAAACTCTCATGTGACATAAGGTTTGAACACATTGCGTATGTTGCATCTGCTCGAACTGCTATGCAGCCACAACCCAGCTAGAGAATAAAagggactcctatttttttccACTTCATGCGAGAAGTGGTTATGTGCAAAAATACATTGAAAAGACCTGTTGATAAGTCATAATTTGTGAGGGGAAAGTAGAGGCTACATGTGTCCTATAACATAGCAGAAATAAGGTGAccacctgtggtgtgtgtgtgtgtgtgtgatgtcggAGGTTTGGTAACTAGACTTCAAATTACCCCTCAAAAAAGTAATTAATGTGTTGATCAGTAACAGCTGTACAGTGACTTTGTGGTTAGCTGATGGTTTAGGGTGGGGGAAAGTTTAACTAGGCTAACTTCCTACTTTAAGACACAACACAATTGTGCAACAATACTGAGCAGCTATATATGTGTGCTGGTTAAACTTGTGCATTAGATCATCAAAGGCAGCATAGATGCGTATGGAGATGGAAGACTATAATGATCATTATCACAGAAAAGACAACAGAGAGATTTTGAACACATCAGCAAATGCAGGATCAAACCAGCTGAGAGGTAGGTACATAAACGAAGGCTCACactacacataggcctacactcgGCATAGGACACATTTAGAAATGTAAAGAATTTAATTATGAATAATTCATTAATGATGACAGTTTTTAAAGTCGTTGTTTTTCATCTTATAGGTTATAATTGAAGTTTCAGTTAGGAAATGTTACATAAAATcaacatgtttatgttataaATTTATTAGGAAtataatatatttgtattttcaTCTGtacagaaggtgtgtgtgtgtgtgtgttcttttttcAGCCAAAATGTGTAATGTAATACGCACACACGCTATACTGCATACATGCAAGCCAGCGATAATCATGCTCCAAGTGTAATTAGCAACTGAACTGTGAACGCAGGATAAAAGtacagacaaaaaagaaaaacacactgcAATAAAATGAgaataaaatgtattaaatgTAGACTGATAGATTCTTAAATAGGCTAATAGTCTGTAGGTCTGTTAGATTTTTTATATGAAGTGCTTGTGTTATGGGCCTATAACTCTGAGACAACACCAGCTTCCTAAATTCACCAAGTAGCATTTCAATCCCACAAATATATTGTTCGCTTTATCTAAATCAATGCTTGTACCTATCTTGATACATTGGGATGAAGCCAACTAAAAACACTACTACTGTCACTGTGGGTATATTGAGGGTTGTAGTAAAAGGTTGTAATATATGGTAATACTAAATGGTAATACAGTACAACAACTAAATATTAATTGTAGACTAAAGGGTTATCTGAAGCCATTCACATTCAAAACTCTTTTGATTGCATTTACTGAACGATGGCAGGATTTTCGGGTGACCAAGATGCAATTTTGTCCCTGATTTCACCATCTCCAATCATAGAACTAAAGGATTATGCATAGCCTGGATGGTTGTGGTAACAACGGATGCCATTTATCCTTTATATAACTATGCACCATCAACATGAATCTGAAGACGATACCAGAGTGTTTAGTTGCCCATGAAAACACAAAAAGTGGCATATTGCTACATAGTGCTGCTTTTAAAAAACAATTTCTGTAACCTGTGAGTTAGTGTTACAGAAGAGATTATTTTCCCCATAGTTTGTAACAAAGGTTTTATTAGATAGCATAACTACCCTCTTGTTTCACACCATCTAATTTGAGGAAGCAGAAAGCTACCAAAAGCTGAGAAAAGATGTGTGAACAAAACGGAACTAGAAAAAGGAAGATCAACTAGATGACCACAACTCTCCTTATAAATAGCAAGTCATACATGCTCGGTTTGATACTCAAATCTTTGCTTATgtaccgtatgtgtgtgtgtgtgtgtgtgtgtgtgtgtctctgtctgtacacacatgtatccactgccagtgtgtgtgtgtttgtgtttgtgtttgtttgtgcatgcatgtgtgtgtgtgtgagaggcagtTTCAGTTTGACTCTGTTTGTGAGACAACCCTGCCTGGGCTGGCGGTGGCTCAGGAGGTAGATGAGCAACAGGAAGGCCCAGAAAATGGAGTCGGACCCGACTCCTTTTGACCATGTCaaggtgtccttgagcaagacactgaacCTAAAACTGCTCTTTTCTTCTGTCAGCTACAGTTACATGATTGAGCTAAAAGAAACTTTTGTTGCGTGATAATAAAATACCAACATGTTTTGTGTGATTTTTATTTTAGCCTGCCGTATAGTTGGAGTGTCCTTTGGGCTGCTGTGTCTCCTTCAAGTGACTCTGAACATCACTCTGCGTCTCCTCTGTGAGTtacttaagcaataagccccgagaggacataggttacgctgattctacaacagctaaggggtgttGTTAGGCACAATGCGCTAGCGGAGTGCCTAAAACCcaccttagctgttgtagaatcagtgtaacctacgtcctctcggggcttattgcttttctaaaactgttactataaatacctgacaaagtttcataaagtaaagatatacagcaactagaaatataaCGAGTTGttcctagataatcattcttccgccaagatatatttcctctatctgaatgttAAATTAAAGTTGTGGTAgagcagtaatatagaacggaatgtggtcaaggtgtatgtttgtgctggattttacaacggcatcgaacgtgattcagacaatcacaatcaaggaccggaactgtAAGTTTTAGAATTTCTCATTCCTTCAGTTAATAAgcagacagacatacaaacaacaAAGTCTGTATTTGATATACTAAATTTACAGACATCAACAACCTGACCAATGACGGACAGGAGTGTCAGATGGGATACGGCTCGCTGGTTGAAGAAAGAGACCTTTTGCTGACCAATTACACCAAAATGTCTGAAGTAACAGAGCTGTTACTAATCAACTACACCACTCTGGCTGATGAAAGAGACAGGCTTCATAAGGAGCTTGATGACCTGGGTGAGTATGAATCTGGTATTGTTGTCTTGTAATGAAGTGAAAGAGTATGTTGTACAATCCAAAGGTTTACCCAATAAAAAGAATTTCACAGCAGAGTTAGCACAGGTGTCATTCTATTGGCATGTGCAATTATTGGTGATGGTGAGGGACACTGATCTGGTGAACACTGAAGTGTTTCTGAATCTTCACTGTGAGAACTTCAGCTGCAATAAGCAGACAGACATGAGCAATGCATGAGTATAACCAGTAACAAACGGTCTTTCAGTCGAGTTTACAAGTGTCAACAACCTGACCAATAAGAGACATGATCACTGATCTTTAACCAGTGGTTATTTTGTTAATGGGAGGCTTTTGTTTCAGCTGTCAGTTCTAATTGATTCTTACTACATCCTGCCAGTGGGATGGAAGAGTTTCCAATCCAGCCTCTATTTCTTCTCCATTGAGGACAGAAACTGGACTATGTCCAGGAAGGACTGTAGACAGAGAGGAGCTGACCTGGTGATTATCAACAGCAAAgaggaacaggtgtgtgtgtgtgtgtgtgtgtgtgtgtgtgtgtgtgtgtgtgtgtgtgtgtgtgtgtgatagatgtAGGGATTGATGGACAGTCAGTCAGTTGGTTGTACTTGTGTAGTTACAGTATCTGTCAAAATATTCCTGAAGTGCTTTCCAGATGTTTTTGTGACAATGGCACACATGCACTTTAAATATATCTGTAAGATCTTCAAAGTCTTTAATGAATTagacattgtttttctttttcaatgAAAGGAGTTCATCTCAGCACGTGTCCGTGACACCTGGATTGGCCTGACAGACAGTGACATAGAGGGGGAGTGGAGGTGGGTTGATGGGACTCTACCAATCACAAAGTAAGAAAAATACATCTTAAGTAATATTGGCAACCTGGGAAACCCTAAAATGCCATAAGCATGTGATGTAGACTCTGTTTCTGGGAGATCCTGACTTAAATGACTTGTTTTCCTGAGATAATGATGATACATTTTAATTCGATATCTATATAAAACTATATAACAGAGAATGACATGTAATAATGctgataacaaataaaagcaacgCTTGTATGTTGCACCAATTACAGAACCCCGGAGGTGTCATTTGTGTATAGAGGgaatgtgcactcattttactaaagcATTTTTATTAAAACGAGCGCACTACTTATTAAGACGAGCGCACAATTTTGTACTACGAGCACACATTCTTTCGatatacaaaacaaaaatcttgacaatgacacctcctgggctctGTAACCATTAGCAAATGTTTGTAAGTTTATGTTGTCGCTTCATTTGTTCTAGGTTCTGGATGGAAAATGAACCCAACAATGCTGTTAAGGGTGAAGACTGTGTCAAGACTTATGGAAAACAATGGAATGATGCACAATGCTCACTACACTTTAGATGGACTTGTGAAAGACAAATATAGATTTTCCATGACACCATACAGTATATCAGAAGATacaccagtcaaaagtttggacacagtTGTTCATGGATTTTTCATTATTTCGACCATTGTAGAATCAGAACCAATAAGGTTAAAACTATGAAATAGTATATGTAACGGTATATAGAATTATGTAAGCAAGAAAAGTGTAAACAAAGACATGTTTTAGATTTTAGACTAGTAGCTTGATTTTGCATCGATGAGATTTTCACACATTTGACATTCTCTCAACCATCTTTAGGTAGACATCTGGAATGCTTTTCCAACAGTCTTGAAGAAGTTCCCATACATGCTGAGTCTGCTTTTCTTTCAATCATATTAATTCAGAAGCATTCCATGTGATTATACCTCATAAAGATGGTTATGATAATGCCAAACTTCTGACGGGTACTGTATATTTGTCACAATAGGATTTTTCTCTTCTCTATGTCTTATGAAGCCTTCTCTGATCATTTGTTTTATGTCTGGTACAATGTGTGTATTCTCACTTGGTCTAATGTGAAAACATCTTGGTATTGTCCTACGTCTTACAAAGACATTTGAAGTTACTTCTTTTATGAATGACTAATATCAGCTATTTTAACCAATAAATAAATTGACATTAAATAATTCCCGCTTGAAGAAAGGAAGGATGTTTTAATGTTTGAATCCTGGCCAGCAAGCATAATCACAATGATATGATCAGCATAAGAAAGTAGAAAgaaagaaggtgtgtgtgtgtgtgtgtgtgtgtgtgtgtgtgtggggggggggggggggggggtattagtTACATGTATTCAGTAGAGAACTTCCTTTTAGACTTTTTCCTTTTAGCCATCGATAAATTAGCCATAGCATAGATATTTATGAATTATGAATAAGAGttattaattatttgttgtaaATATCAGATTTCAATCTGTAAATTGTGTAATTGATTCATTAAAACACTGTATTATGGACTATTaaagacataatatacatataacattcagaaaaaaaatactatgcCCATTGAAAGATTTACCACTAAATACCTGCTGTATCAATTTTGATACAAACATTTTCTGCTCGATTTTACACCAAACTATATTTTACAATTTTCAGAAATTTCTAAGTTTTTTGAACAATATAATTTTtatcttaaaatattgataaATATGTAAAGGTAAATCTCACCATAAAAGTATAAAATTACCAATATCCTTGACCTTTACAAAATCAGCAGGGTACTAATGAGATTCCGCCATTTTGAATTCTAACAAACCACATGTCAGAATTGTTGTAGTGCAAAAGGTATCCAACAAGGGGCAGTGGACAAGTAATAGATTGTATACAACAGGGTTTTTATGCAAAGTTTATATCTCATGGTGATGCAATGGGTCTCAGAAATGTATGTCTCAAATATGATATGCACagcattagatagatagatagatagatagatagatagatagatagatactttattgatccccaaggggaaagtcaaggtctcagtagcatacaggcatcacacacaacatgcacttacagcagaaatggtaaatatatgtttaaacatataactaaactccactgtacaatagagacagtagaagataagaaaaactaacaaaactaaatactaaatatactatataaataaaatttaaaaatccacagtgtggttgagggtgatcaagcatgagacgcttgcagtgacagggccgggactggcctgtagttctgcatgatgaggtgctcaagagagtgagtgtcatggtgaaggtgcaaaaagtagtccaacagtagtcctgtagttatgtgtgcatggtaaggtgctcaagagagtgagtgtcatggtgaaggtgcaaaaagcagtccaacagtagacctgtagttctgtgtgcatggtaaggtgctgaagagagtgagtgtcatggtgaaggtgcaaaaagtagtccaacagtagtcctgtagttctgtgtgcatggtaaggtactcaagagagtgagtgtcatggtgaaggtgcaaaaagtccaacagtgcaacagtgcaagaataaggtctagagaccatgcagcataaataatatggacaaataagagagtaaagtataatgtagacatggtaatataaaaaactatgtcagtgcaagaataggttgaggtaatagggcgGGCTTAGACCTTAAAGGGTTTTAAGCCATTTCCACTTCAAGGTAAGCAAAACAGTTTTCACTGTAtggaaaataattcagtggaaatgcatggattccagttgctgctactggaagaaactggaatccatgcatttccactgaattatttttggaatctgatcccttatcatacctgttcattcttactcgttgctcgacttatcgtgactaaattcaagatggctgcaaacgttaaacttcgtgaagatactgtctgtataaatcgtcttgtaagtaaactaccagtgctttttcaaagttctcaatgtctcgttttaaaggtcagggccctcggaagtctaccaatgaagtgtggagatacattgagcctcgtaaatgggtgtaaaacagtgatttatttgcatggctagcccgatgccgaagcaccactactgaaaaagctgttggtagcatcggctaactagcgccagattttggagtgcaggggacaagtcgagatgggctatgagacatacgttcacactcggtatcatgtttcaatacactttaggtcaatatcacaccggaattctcctttaacattatTTACGAAATTGTCCTGCCGAACCACCGCTGAGTTTTAGGcgaagccccgaatgttttgaACTCTTGGTTACGCCCTTGATCACAAGCATTGACGCCCTTGATCACAAGCAtaacttttttttgggggggggggggggggggggcagtatctgtccctgccccccccaatATTGAAGACACCGTAACGCCCCTGGGTCAATGGAACTTGAAAAGCTGTGATAAGTCATGATGCTCAGTCTGAAATGTTGGGCCCGGTTTAACccatcacacatactgtagggtaAACTCAGGTAATATGGGTAATGTCTGTGGGACACTTACAGTTGTTGTCCATTGCGTACACACTAAAAACAAATGCTTACACCAAAGCCTCAATACCTAAACGTCTTAAAGCATACCTTAAACACTGTgtaaacatagcctaaacacattttttgcattgcacattgtttgcaattctgcaacacacttatTGCGAAACACTACACACTGTTTCTTACATTAGATACTTTCTTCAAAAATGAAATCTCTTGTTATCATTGGGAAACACTTTCAAAATGCAAGCACATCTGGTAATTGGTAATACATTCATACCGGACAACACTTACAGAAAAAATTGAACATCAAATAGTAAAGGCTTAGCATACAAAAATATTTCAGGTGTGCACTTTTTCATTGAGTGCCTATGTACAGTTCTGTGTTTTTCCCATTTCTAAAACCTATTGAAGACTTATTTTCAGTGGGCCAATGAAAAGTATATGACCACCAACCATATACCTGCATGTCTCTTTAGCAAGCAACGGAAGGGGCATGCAGAGACATTGAAGTGGGATCAGTTCAAGGGTGGATATGGCACACAAGGTGATATTTTCCCCGTTGCCTAGGCAGAGATTAGCCTgaaaaatccagaccctgataatctagaaagattgagggtctggcaaagagcaatgtaatgacccaactcgaggggcggcaacaagcatgcatataaaaatctcactgcacgcaatatAACATAGACCACATAGACAACATAAACGgaataacactagaccatgtttacactgaatgatttcggacttcaacgcaatcggataacactacgaccattgtgtactgtcctccaacgttgcagcgctgtcttcatcagtttagctgatTCCCCGGAATAcaaggggaaaaagtaacgtgcatcattgctctttgccagaatgtctcgcagagacaattcaatgGATTTCCAGGGTTGGCAGAGATCACATCGCCTGCGATGTCGACGAGAACTTGTGGCCAGATCTGAACGGAAGGCAGCATCCATaatccctccccccacacacacacacacacacacatacacacactcaatagcATTTctccagtagcctaattgtttttttttttttttttttttgttgctacagctttgatttgtttagattaTATTCACTTACAGTATTGCATTGATAACTCTGATTCTATTTTTCTTTAGTTCTGTAAGAATGTTTTtttgtagtcaagtcaagtttatttatatagcacatttcatacacagaggtcattcaatgtgctttacataaacaaaaccaaacaataataacaaataaaagcatagaaggacAATATAGTCAAAAAATAGTTcaaaaaggtaaagatcataataaaaagaaaacataaaacacacaaggtaaaatcgtttaaaaataaagaataataataCCGGTAAGCaaataaaagtaataaaagtaataaaagtaataaaagtaataaaagataaagtagaataattatcaaggcagattcagaatttgtaactcagcacagttagcagaaagcatgaaCAGTTTGGTaataagtctagatttaaaacagGCTACAGTTGGgccctttttgatgtcatctgaAAGTTAGTTCCAGaactgagccgcatagcagctaaaagctgcctcaccatgtttagttctaacagtaggttttactaacaggtttttcacctgggacctgagaggacgagaaggtgtgtactgctgaaacaTATCTGATAGGTATTTACtgtaggtcctgctccatttactgatttataaacaaagcAATAGtgttttaaagtcaattctgtaaCTTAGGCTACttgaagccagtgcagggacttaagaattagagtaatgtggtcaattcttatagtttttgttagaatcctagctgctgcattttgtatcacctgaagctgtttaagtcttgttaggaaggcctgtgaacagtccattgcagtaatcaaccctgccaAGGTTGTAAGAACTTTTGTTGCAAAAAATGTAAGCTGATTACTGCAGAAATTCTACTTTTGAGTTTCACAGAATACTGAGTGAGAAAATTACAATAAAATTACTAAAATTTAACCTGTTTCTCACAGGTCCACACATAGTGTGTAGAGCATGGTTTATCATCCCATTTAGTATTGTAGAGACGGGCACAGTCCTGGTTACCTTGGTAGTCATTTGGCTGGCCTGACCACCAGTACCTGAAACAATAATTAGATTTTACCACAAAGAACTTACAGATGGTGTTACACATTAGCAGTTTTTCCTGCCTTTTACCAGTTTTTATTCCCCCTCCAACAGCAGTTATATCTGACTGAATGGTATGGCAGTCCATGTTAAACcatgttacagtttttcacaattgctaaaacatatatatatgtttttaacCTGACACCCTTCACTATTAAATCTCACGAAACCGGCACCGACCTCATCACAAGTTCACCCCTCCTTCCCCCATTACTGTACAATCAATTTTATGCACCATAACATGAATACATAGTCGTACTATACCTCGTTTTAAAGCTAAGAGTCTCGGGAATCGCTCAATGTTAAGCTTTCTAtgacaaaatgtgttttgtgcatTACTGTATTTGATTAATTTCACTATGCATCTTATCAAACTGCTATTTGTCTATACATCTTATCAAACTGtgaatttgtctctttcacctggttgtcgttgacaaatcgaatatttgattgtggtttctgca includes the following:
- the LOC121715760 gene encoding uncharacterized protein LOC121715760, encoding MSGIIDQLIGEYFDQGLTQGEIALRLLIGNNFKISPRHLRRRLARLRLYRRRYNDPAEVVDFISKQMQGPGRLHGYRMMHERCRLAGLRVTRDAVCEIQTTLDPEAVALRKGKKLRRRSYSVPGPNYMWHMDSYDKLTPFGIGVNGCIDGFSRHIIWMKANSTNSNPCVIAAYYVEAVTKLGGCSKILRSDRGTENVHANRLQMFFREDDTGEVHGTPCVIQGRSTANQRIESWWGMYRRQNVDYWRDVFREFQATGDFSGDFIDKGLIQFCFLKIVQEELDTVVRMWDNHRIRPGSNGHLFDC
- the LOC121715454 gene encoding CD209 antigen-like protein C isoform X3 — protein: MRMEMEDYNDHYHRKDNREILNTSANAGSNQLRACRIVGVSFGLLCLLQVTLNITLRLLYINNLTNDGQECQMGYGSLVEERDRLHKELDDLVGWKSFQSSLYFFSIEDRNWTMSRKDCRQRGADLVIINSKEEQEFISARVRDTWIGLTDSDIEGEWRWVDGTLPITKFWMENEPNNAVKGEDCVKTYGKQWNDAQCSLHFRWTCERQI
- the LOC121715454 gene encoding CD209 antigen-like protein D isoform X2; the protein is MRMEMEDYNDHYHRKDNREILNTSANAGSNQLRACRIVGVSFGLLCLLQVTLNITLRLLYINNLTNDGQECQMGYGSLVEERDLLLTNYTKMSEVTELLLINYTTLADERDRLHKELDDLVGWKSFQSSLYFFSIEDRNWTMSRKDCRQRGADLVIINSKEEQEFISARVRDTWIGLTDSDIEGEWRFWMENEPNNAVKGEDCVKTYGKQWNDAQCSLHFRWTCERQI
- the LOC121715454 gene encoding C-type lectin domain family 12 member B-like isoform X4, with product MRMEMEDYNDHYHRKDNREILNTSANAGSNQLRACRIVGVSFGLLCLLQVTLNITLRLLYINNLTNDGQECQMGYGSLVEERDLLLTNYTKMSEVTELLLINYTTLADERDRLHKELDDLVGWKSFQSSLYFFSIEDRNWTMSRKDCRQRGADLVIINSKEEQVLDGK
- the LOC121715454 gene encoding CD209 antigen-like protein D isoform X1 codes for the protein MRMEMEDYNDHYHRKDNREILNTSANAGSNQLRACRIVGVSFGLLCLLQVTLNITLRLLYINNLTNDGQECQMGYGSLVEERDLLLTNYTKMSEVTELLLINYTTLADERDRLHKELDDLVGWKSFQSSLYFFSIEDRNWTMSRKDCRQRGADLVIINSKEEQEFISARVRDTWIGLTDSDIEGEWRWVDGTLPITKFWMENEPNNAVKGEDCVKTYGKQWNDAQCSLHFRWTCERQI